GGGGCCGGTTTGTCTTAAAAATGATTTGAGATCCGGGTTTCTGGCGAGAAAAACTGGAGAAGCGATGTCGCAAATATCAGCTCCGTCGAAACTGCGATCAATGTTCATGGCTTCGCATAATTTTCCAGGGCCGTTGGTGAGTTGGTGCGGTTGTTTAACCGAACGATTCGCCGCCAGCAAATCGAACCCAAAGGTGGGTTCGATGGCGCGGATTAAAACGGCTTCGGCGATGCCGGCGCGCTGGCAGACGACGTTGAAGCACCAGTGATTGCCGTAAATAAAATAGACGTAGCCGTAGCCGGGTTCGCCCCACATGACCTGGTTGCGCTTGGTTTTGCCGCGAAACGAGTGAGCGGCGGCATCGCCAATGAGATACGCCTCGGTTTCGACAATCGCGCCACCGCATGGACCTTGCGGAGTGTTGCGGATGAGAAAGTGGCCGAGCAAACGCGTCGCGACGATGTCAGCGGAAGGTTCGC
The Verrucomicrobiia bacterium DNA segment above includes these coding regions:
- a CDS encoding DNA-3-methyladenine glycosylase — its product is MMTSFTALPRSFCEPSADIVATRLLGHFLIRNTPQGPCGGAIVETEAYLIGDAAAHSFRGKTKRNQVMWGEPGYGYVYFIYGNHWCFNVVCQRAGIAEAVLIRAIEPTFGFDLLAANRSVKQPHQLTNGPGKLCEAMNIDRSFDGADICDIASPVFLARNPDLKSFLRQTGPVLTTTRIGITQAADLPLRFCLANSHYLSRRVTAAKNILPPRRAKR